The following proteins come from a genomic window of Dysidea avara chromosome 12, odDysAvar1.4, whole genome shotgun sequence:
- the LOC136240088 gene encoding uncharacterized protein isoform X2 has protein sequence MKFATVLLLMLVLTYISNTEGQPVCTKIDQCSCRLTGVEPSGVINLHGIVSGKHEPEFIVEGKSEQTNLWYNFSYNPCFNFSDYGCPNTGICETRNGMRSYDLGNLDTVEFTYGEDKNHTVVALYKSKDNTTDGRVSLVALVCDESETKGRFVFNGETFQQFYTFLLYTRCACPGKCTSSLRECKAKDLCSCEMSDGTGTISLHSLDNPNSPLQYKASPMDTFLYNPCSPMTNPQCHNNSLCEEKGESLIPLGMAVYSRFVFNNNQLVCVPVLMVVVLHHPMEHKSATLYHLKLVSKYVCMQ, from the exons ATGAAGTTTGCTACTGTTCTTTTGTTGATGTTGGTTCTAACGTATATATCAAATACTGAGGGACAGCcagtttgtaccaaaattgatCAGTGTTCTTGTAGATTAACTGGTGTAGAACCATCTGGCGTGATTAATTTACATGGAATTGTAAGTGGTAAACATGAACCAGAATTTATAGTTGAAGGAAAATCTGAACAAACCAACCTCTGGTATAACTTCTCCTATAACCCGTGTTTCAATTTCTCTGACTATGGGTGTCCAAATACTGGAATATGTGAGACTCGTAATGGAATGCGATCATATGACTTGGGAAATCTTGACACTGTTGAGTTTACGTATGGAGAGGATAAAAATCATACTGTGGTTGCATTATATAAATCAAAAGACAACACAACTGATGGCAGAGTATCACTAGTAGCTTTGGTGTGTGACGAATCTGAAACAAAGGGAAGATTTGTGTTCAATGGAGAGACGTTTCAACAATTCTATACCTTTTTGCTCTACACTCGATGTGCTTGTCCTGGAAAATGTACATCTTCATTAAGAGAATGTAAAGCTAAGGATTTGTGTAGCTGTGAAATGTCAGATGGAACTGGTACGATTAGCCTTCACTCTCTTGACAATCCAAATAGCCCACTTCAATATAAAGCAAGTCCTATGGATACCTTTCTATATAATCCTTGTTCACCCATGACAAATCCTCAATGTCACAATAACTCACTTTGTGAAGAAAAAGGAGAATCACTTATTCCTTTAGGTATGGCAGTCTATTCAAGATTTGTCTTCAACAACAACCAACTAG TGTGTGTGCCTGTCCTAATGGTTGTGGTGCTCCACCATCCAATGGAACATAAAAGTGCTACTCTGTATCATCTCAAGCTGGTTTCtaagtatgtgtgtatgcagtaa
- the LOC136240088 gene encoding uncharacterized protein isoform X1 — translation MKFATVLLLMLVLTYISNTEGQPVCTKIDQCSCRLTGVEPSGVINLHGIVSGKHEPEFIVEGKSEQTNLWYNFSYNPCFNFSDYGCPNTGICETRNGMRSYDLGNLDTVEFTYGEDKNHTVVALYKSKDNTTDGRVSLVALVCDESETKGRFVFNGETFQQFYTFLLYTRCACPGKCTSSLRECKAKDLCSCEMSDGTGTISLHSLDNPNSPLQYKASPMDTFLYNPCSPMTNPQCHNNSLCEEKGESLIPLGMAVYSRFVFNNNQLGIQYVGMNIISTVNLICDRNQTDKPIFKALSDGHTFNLYSVCACPNGCGAPPSNGT, via the coding sequence ATGAAGTTTGCTACTGTTCTTTTGTTGATGTTGGTTCTAACGTATATATCAAATACTGAGGGACAGCcagtttgtaccaaaattgatCAGTGTTCTTGTAGATTAACTGGTGTAGAACCATCTGGCGTGATTAATTTACATGGAATTGTAAGTGGTAAACATGAACCAGAATTTATAGTTGAAGGAAAATCTGAACAAACCAACCTCTGGTATAACTTCTCCTATAACCCGTGTTTCAATTTCTCTGACTATGGGTGTCCAAATACTGGAATATGTGAGACTCGTAATGGAATGCGATCATATGACTTGGGAAATCTTGACACTGTTGAGTTTACGTATGGAGAGGATAAAAATCATACTGTGGTTGCATTATATAAATCAAAAGACAACACAACTGATGGCAGAGTATCACTAGTAGCTTTGGTGTGTGACGAATCTGAAACAAAGGGAAGATTTGTGTTCAATGGAGAGACGTTTCAACAATTCTATACCTTTTTGCTCTACACTCGATGTGCTTGTCCTGGAAAATGTACATCTTCATTAAGAGAATGTAAAGCTAAGGATTTGTGTAGCTGTGAAATGTCAGATGGAACTGGTACGATTAGCCTTCACTCTCTTGACAATCCAAATAGCCCACTTCAATATAAAGCAAGTCCTATGGATACCTTTCTATATAATCCTTGTTCACCCATGACAAATCCTCAATGTCACAATAACTCACTTTGTGAAGAAAAAGGAGAATCACTTATTCCTTTAGGTATGGCAGTCTATTCAAGATTTGTCTTCAACAACAACCAACTAGGTATACAATATGTTGGAATGAATATTATATCAACTGTGAATTTGATTTGTGATCGCAACCAAACAGATAAGCCAATCTTTAAAGCACTTAGTGATGGACACACATTTAATCTTTACAGTGTGTGTGCCTGTCCTAATGGTTGTGGTGCTCCACCATCCAATGGAACATAA